A genome region from Alicyclobacillus acidocaldarius subsp. acidocaldarius DSM 446 includes the following:
- a CDS encoding 3D domain-containing protein, which translates to MCLTLICAAACWCSSAAPARGTPVAKQERAAAHAEPASWRSEPEAITVFGRSYDIRRCRKLTDTFVVTAYNLDRFSTGKDPGDPGFGVTSTGRPAVIGRTVAVDPAVIPYGSLLYIEGVGWRIAEDTGGAIRGHHIDVLMPSRKHALQFGVKRNCRVTVYIPDDLDDV; encoded by the coding sequence ATGTGCCTCACACTGATCTGTGCAGCCGCTTGTTGGTGCTCGAGCGCCGCGCCGGCGCGCGGAACGCCGGTGGCGAAGCAGGAGCGCGCGGCCGCGCACGCGGAGCCGGCGTCGTGGCGGTCGGAACCGGAGGCCATCACGGTGTTCGGGCGCAGCTACGACATTCGCCGGTGCCGCAAGCTGACCGACACGTTTGTCGTCACGGCTTACAACCTGGATCGATTCTCCACAGGGAAGGACCCTGGCGATCCGGGCTTTGGCGTGACGAGCACCGGGCGGCCCGCCGTGATCGGGCGGACGGTTGCCGTCGATCCGGCGGTGATCCCTTACGGCAGCCTGCTCTACATCGAGGGCGTGGGCTGGCGAATCGCGGAAGACACGGGAGGTGCGATTCGAGGCCATCACATCGACGTGCTCATGCCGTCGCGGAAACATGCCTTGCAGTTTGGGGTGAAGCGCAACTGCCGGGTGACCGTGTACATCCCGGACGATCTCGACGACGTCTAG
- a CDS encoding C40 family peptidase → MLPKRTSLGAIAATAATLATLTLGGCTALAQTALPPGVRLDPSIQPLASENASYQQKTQAVLEVAESKIGTPYIWGHNEDRGQYGFDCSNFVEYVYHHALGYRFTTSSRLQYQEVGWRVPFSDLKPGDLLIFDHGGHVGIYAGNGEMIQCGGGLGRVGFLSVRPGSYWYRHLSAVRQMYT, encoded by the coding sequence ATGCTGCCGAAACGAACGTCTCTTGGAGCGATTGCCGCGACTGCCGCCACCCTTGCGACGCTGACCTTGGGCGGCTGCACCGCCCTCGCGCAAACTGCGCTGCCGCCCGGGGTTCGTCTCGATCCGTCCATTCAACCTCTCGCTTCGGAAAACGCGTCGTACCAGCAGAAAACGCAGGCGGTCCTGGAGGTGGCCGAGAGCAAAATCGGCACGCCCTACATCTGGGGCCACAACGAAGACCGCGGGCAGTACGGATTCGACTGCTCGAACTTCGTCGAGTACGTGTATCACCACGCCCTTGGATATCGCTTCACGACCTCTTCCCGCCTTCAGTACCAAGAGGTCGGTTGGCGCGTCCCATTCAGCGACCTGAAGCCTGGCGACCTGCTGATCTTCGACCACGGCGGTCACGTCGGGATTTATGCGGGCAACGGAGAGATGATTCAATGTGGCGGCGGGCTCGGCCGCGTGGGCTTCCTCAGCGTGCGGCCGGGATCGTACTGGTATCGGCACCTGTCCGCCGTTCGACAAATGTACACCTGA
- a CDS encoding YfmQ family protein, translating to MPAIPQWVVYAAAVVFPILAFALTPPSIWVNRLVSSLSIHPTFDVSRVTSVNVYGTELRGRDRDRFLHAFNQADFLFERGMIPELNYNPIFIRVKEGKRMYEFTAYLYGDGMVQMVRHKRKKNVPYRVSSQQLELVLQSCVRDPWWVS from the coding sequence TTGCCAGCCATTCCGCAGTGGGTTGTGTACGCTGCCGCCGTCGTGTTCCCCATTTTGGCCTTTGCGCTGACACCGCCCAGCATATGGGTCAACCGACTCGTTTCGTCGCTGTCCATCCATCCGACGTTTGATGTCTCGCGCGTGACATCGGTCAATGTGTACGGAACGGAACTTCGCGGGCGCGATCGCGACCGATTTCTTCACGCGTTTAACCAGGCGGATTTCCTGTTTGAGCGGGGCATGATACCCGAACTTAACTATAATCCGATTTTCATCCGCGTCAAAGAGGGCAAGCGGATGTATGAGTTCACCGCGTACCTCTACGGAGACGGCATGGTCCAAATGGTCCGGCACAAACGGAAAAAGAATGTTCCCTATCGCGTATCATCCCAACAGTTGGAGCTGGTGCTCCAATCCTGCGTTCGGGATCCCTGGTGGGTGAGCTGA
- a CDS encoding DDE-type integrase/transposase/recombinase codes for MEMSLGSRREYLGVMRARYAEAKSRREKSRILDEIQSALGYARKHAIAVMHPKPPRCAKPRKPRPQRYQAAMPVIQLVWEALDYPCAERLHPVLLSTAQQLAHHGELRLTAEIEHDLQNISRATLARRISRWQRPSARRVPTGRRLASRLRSEIPVQSYAWNEERPGALEIDLVQHDGGSALGHFAYTLSVVDVVTGYSRRRAVLGRGQPGVLDALRRIVEEWPYPVWAIHSDNGSEFINGHLQAFVRERGLQYTRSRPYQKNDNPHVEQKNRFLVREVVGYSRYDTPQDVTWLNTVYQWLDVYANACLPMRKLIQKTREEGRVRKRYDQAETPVQRMLNARILPASSHAAWERWILSLNPLQMHRQLETLVAQGSSGESITPDPPTPPSTTACGFDGQPCGLTTTPQAR; via the coding sequence ATGGAAATGTCTCTTGGTTCTCGCCGCGAATATCTTGGGGTCATGCGCGCCCGATACGCAGAGGCGAAATCTAGACGCGAAAAATCGCGGATTCTCGATGAGATTCAGTCCGCGCTCGGCTATGCCCGGAAACATGCCATTGCCGTGATGCATCCGAAGCCGCCGCGCTGTGCCAAACCACGCAAACCGCGGCCACAGCGCTACCAAGCAGCCATGCCCGTCATTCAACTCGTCTGGGAAGCTCTTGATTACCCCTGCGCTGAACGGCTCCACCCCGTGCTCCTCTCGACAGCGCAACAACTCGCTCACCATGGCGAACTTCGTCTTACGGCCGAAATCGAGCATGACTTGCAAAACATCAGTCGTGCCACACTCGCTCGGCGCATCTCACGATGGCAACGCCCAAGCGCGCGGCGCGTACCCACAGGCCGTCGACTGGCTTCCAGGTTGCGGAGTGAAATCCCTGTGCAATCCTACGCTTGGAACGAAGAACGGCCCGGCGCGTTGGAAATTGACCTGGTTCAACATGACGGTGGCTCCGCCTTGGGGCACTTTGCCTACACGCTTTCTGTCGTGGATGTGGTCACGGGATACAGTCGGCGCCGAGCTGTACTCGGTCGTGGTCAACCCGGCGTTCTCGACGCGCTCCGTCGCATCGTCGAGGAGTGGCCATACCCTGTCTGGGCCATTCATTCGGACAACGGCTCCGAGTTCATCAATGGACACCTTCAGGCGTTCGTCCGTGAGCGAGGTCTTCAGTACACCCGTAGCCGCCCTTACCAGAAGAACGACAATCCGCATGTCGAGCAGAAAAACCGCTTCCTGGTGCGCGAGGTCGTGGGCTACAGTCGATACGACACGCCTCAGGATGTGACGTGGCTGAACACCGTGTACCAATGGCTCGACGTCTATGCGAACGCCTGCTTGCCCATGCGAAAACTCATCCAGAAAACGCGCGAAGAAGGGCGCGTGCGCAAGCGATACGATCAAGCGGAAACACCCGTGCAACGCATGCTGAACGCCAGGATTTTACCAGCATCTTCCCACGCGGCCTGGGAGCGCTGGATTCTTTCGCTCAATCCGCTGCAAATGCATCGTCAGCTGGAAACCCTCGTTGCGCAGGGCTCAAGCGGCGAGTCGATTACTCCGGACCCTCCGACTCCACCCAGCACTACGGCCTGTGGATTTGATGGACAACCCTGCGGGTTGACCACAACTCCACAGGCTCGATGA
- a CDS encoding general stress protein, which produces MEHTENQEISTQGLHDRHTDHVAATYKSYADAEKAVEMLLERQIPAQHISLVGKNFSIEDRPLGFTTIRGVAKEGSKFGALWGGMLGLLLGFTVFFAPVTGPLLLFGPIAYALTSAVEGALFGGLAGLLVGWGLKHEKAVQFERSIKEGEYLVMVSGPSDLVTKAYYALQQTNCTQIEIFDNSSVPEDGRSATSTQTPTET; this is translated from the coding sequence ATGGAACATACAGAAAATCAAGAGATATCGACGCAAGGATTGCACGATCGCCATACCGACCATGTCGCTGCGACGTACAAGTCGTATGCCGACGCGGAAAAGGCGGTCGAAATGTTGCTGGAAAGGCAGATCCCGGCGCAGCACATCTCACTTGTCGGGAAGAATTTCTCGATCGAAGATCGTCCGCTTGGCTTCACCACCATCCGCGGCGTGGCGAAGGAGGGCAGCAAATTCGGCGCGCTGTGGGGCGGCATGCTCGGCTTGCTCCTGGGATTCACCGTGTTTTTCGCGCCGGTGACGGGGCCGTTGCTCCTTTTTGGACCCATCGCGTACGCGTTAACCTCGGCGGTGGAGGGGGCCTTGTTTGGCGGGCTGGCAGGATTGCTCGTCGGCTGGGGACTGAAACACGAAAAAGCGGTCCAATTCGAGCGTTCCATCAAAGAGGGCGAGTACCTGGTGATGGTCAGCGGCCCGTCTGACCTCGTGACCAAGGCTTACTACGCGCTTCAACAAACGAACTGCACGCAAATTGAAATATTTGACAACAGCAGTGTTCCCGAAGACGGGCGTTCGGCTACGTCAACGCAAACACCAACGGAAACCTGA
- a CDS encoding alpha/beta hydrolase, whose amino-acid sequence MPSLQALSVRSMLQQMRASQNLAEQSLEVQRAGLDQMGRTIPKPENVKVERTSFGGVPGEWIAMADEPTARVILYLHGGAYYMGSCESHRSLAWRLAQASGSRVALIEYRLAPEHKFPATVEDAVKAYESLLAQGIAPDRIAIAGDSAGGGLTMATLISLRDAGKPLPACAALLSPWTDLAGTGPSMESRAAHDPWLDPEGIRKAPLLYCSAEQLTHPLVSPLYADLAGLPPILIHVGHDECLLDDSVRLHEKLRQAGVDARLHVWEDMWHVFHSFPIPEADEALKEIGDFMKEKIPD is encoded by the coding sequence ATGCCTAGCCTACAGGCTCTTTCCGTTCGATCGATGTTGCAGCAAATGCGCGCATCGCAGAACCTGGCAGAACAAAGCCTGGAAGTGCAGCGAGCTGGCCTGGATCAAATGGGCCGAACCATTCCCAAGCCCGAAAACGTGAAGGTGGAGCGAACCTCCTTCGGCGGCGTGCCCGGCGAATGGATTGCGATGGCCGATGAGCCCACAGCGCGCGTCATCCTGTATCTGCACGGCGGAGCGTACTACATGGGGAGCTGTGAATCCCACCGAAGCCTCGCATGGCGGCTCGCTCAAGCGTCGGGATCGCGCGTCGCCCTCATCGAGTACCGACTTGCCCCCGAGCACAAGTTTCCAGCCACAGTCGAGGACGCCGTGAAAGCGTACGAGTCCCTTCTCGCACAAGGCATCGCACCAGACCGAATCGCTATCGCCGGAGACTCCGCCGGAGGCGGCCTGACGATGGCCACGCTCATCTCGCTGCGCGACGCGGGCAAACCACTCCCAGCGTGCGCCGCACTCCTCTCGCCTTGGACGGATTTGGCAGGTACGGGTCCGTCCATGGAATCGCGAGCCGCACACGACCCCTGGCTTGATCCAGAAGGGATCCGCAAGGCGCCGCTTTTGTACTGCAGCGCGGAACAGCTGACGCATCCGCTCGTGTCGCCTCTCTACGCCGATCTCGCCGGATTGCCACCGATCCTCATTCACGTGGGCCACGACGAGTGCCTGCTCGACGACTCCGTGAGACTGCACGAAAAGCTCCGGCAGGCCGGTGTCGATGCACGATTGCATGTCTGGGAGGACATGTGGCACGTGTTTCACAGCTTCCCAATACCGGAGGCGGACGAGGCGCTGAAAGAAATCGGAGATTTCATGAAGGAGAAGATTCCGGATTAA
- a CDS encoding glycosyltransferase family 39 protein, translated as MGSASLRRDRRAIAILIAVNLVLRFAWISFMHPAQQADFAWYYARAVELAHNEGYNWMGHPTAYWPIGWPLFLSLIYRVTGPSVMVGLAVNVLLSTGIVCLIYVLTRVLFHDWRSAACAAMAYTLLPSQIVWNSVLGSEELFTLLLVLFFVLYVRGASDPPRFRWLAFAGAMMGLACDVRPIPLAFPAFLFMYEWWIAKPSGTSPFIRMGSRAARALVRVLWVTVFMLLAILPVTLRNRIAMGHFVLVSTNGGTNLWQGVHVNGGYWWSYDPYVNPLVQVTNEVAKNELGEHLAEQYILHHPWKTFLNGWIKIFDLYKNDVNANWYTFRVSVRFHPFLHAIDTCTTVAYWVLMVLSLLGIAYTWISRRDARRWAALLLTFVVYYTCFFFFFPAWDRFRYPLMPLFSVFAGPACLWLWNRYKHAIRPHG; from the coding sequence ATGGGCAGTGCGAGTTTGCGTCGGGATCGACGTGCCATAGCCATTCTCATCGCCGTCAACCTCGTGCTGAGGTTCGCGTGGATTTCTTTCATGCACCCCGCGCAACAGGCGGATTTCGCTTGGTACTATGCGCGCGCGGTTGAACTGGCCCACAACGAGGGCTACAACTGGATGGGGCATCCGACAGCCTATTGGCCCATTGGCTGGCCGCTTTTTCTGTCCTTGATCTACCGTGTGACAGGACCGTCCGTGATGGTTGGCCTCGCGGTGAACGTTCTCCTGTCGACTGGCATCGTGTGTCTGATTTACGTGTTGACCCGCGTGCTATTCCACGATTGGCGATCCGCCGCGTGCGCAGCGATGGCCTATACCTTGCTCCCAAGCCAAATCGTATGGAACAGCGTCTTGGGTTCCGAAGAATTGTTCACGCTCCTCCTCGTGCTGTTCTTTGTCCTTTATGTGCGCGGCGCCAGCGATCCACCCAGATTTCGATGGCTGGCCTTCGCGGGCGCGATGATGGGGCTCGCTTGCGATGTCCGGCCCATCCCGTTGGCGTTTCCCGCGTTTTTGTTCATGTACGAGTGGTGGATTGCCAAACCCAGTGGCACATCACCTTTTATCAGGATGGGGTCGCGGGCGGCGCGAGCGCTCGTTCGGGTCCTCTGGGTGACCGTGTTCATGCTGCTCGCGATTCTGCCCGTCACCCTTCGAAATCGTATCGCCATGGGCCACTTCGTCCTCGTGTCCACGAATGGGGGCACGAACTTATGGCAGGGTGTGCACGTCAACGGCGGCTACTGGTGGTCGTACGACCCGTACGTCAACCCTTTGGTGCAAGTGACCAACGAAGTCGCGAAAAACGAGCTTGGGGAACATCTCGCTGAACAATATATCCTGCACCACCCTTGGAAGACCTTTTTGAACGGATGGATCAAGATCTTTGACTTGTACAAGAACGACGTCAACGCGAATTGGTACACCTTCCGCGTGTCGGTCCGATTCCATCCGTTTCTTCATGCCATCGACACGTGCACGACGGTGGCGTATTGGGTCCTCATGGTCCTGAGCTTGCTCGGCATCGCGTATACGTGGATAAGCCGGCGAGATGCTCGCCGGTGGGCCGCGCTTCTTCTGACCTTCGTCGTATACTACACGTGCTTCTTTTTCTTCTTCCCCGCGTGGGACCGGTTCCGCTACCCTCTCATGCCTCTGTTCTCCGTCTTTGCAGGTCCGGCCTGTCTCTGGTTATGGAATCGGTACAAGCATGCGATCCGCCCGCACGGTTGA